From one Bifidobacterium sp. WK012_4_13 genomic stretch:
- a CDS encoding amino acid ABC transporter permease, translated as MPTDLLQSVLPGLLRQVPTTLLYWFAPSAIALLLGTLLCIVRVGKHRALYWACTVFISFFRGTPGIVQIYIIFFGLPKLLWIVHVDIDGWPAGAYFIIATSLNLSCFVCEVLKGGYLGVDHGQIEAGKSIGFGRFQNFFRVIAPQTLQVSILNLKNLEIDVLKDTSVAYTIGAMEILGYANRVISNQFGVGQLWILGLAAIIYFILCALLELGFTAASHHMERHGRRS; from the coding sequence ATGCCAACAGATTTATTGCAATCGGTGCTTCCTGGGTTACTCCGGCAAGTCCCGACGACCCTTCTATATTGGTTCGCGCCATCGGCAATCGCGCTGCTGCTTGGCACGCTCCTGTGCATCGTGCGTGTCGGGAAGCACAGAGCCCTGTATTGGGCATGCACCGTCTTCATATCCTTCTTCAGAGGCACACCAGGAATAGTCCAGATCTACATTATCTTCTTCGGACTGCCAAAACTGCTCTGGATCGTTCATGTCGACATCGATGGCTGGCCAGCAGGTGCATATTTCATAATCGCCACATCGCTCAACCTTTCCTGCTTCGTTTGCGAAGTTCTGAAAGGCGGCTACCTCGGTGTAGACCACGGACAGATCGAAGCAGGGAAGAGCATCGGCTTCGGTAGATTCCAAAACTTCTTCCGCGTCATCGCCCCACAGACCCTTCAGGTTTCCATACTCAACCTCAAGAATCTCGAAATTGACGTCCTCAAGGACACCTCGGTGGCATATACGATCGGTGCGATGGAAATACTTGGTTACGCGAATCGAGTGATCTCCAACCAATTTGGGGTAGGGCAGCTTTGGATTCTAGGTTTAGCCGCAATCATCTATTTCATATTGTGCGCGCTGCTTGAACTGGGATTCACGGCAGCTTCGCATCATATGGAGCGTCATGGAAGGAGATCATGA
- a CDS encoding amino acid ABC transporter permease, translated as MMDLDYDFMISDLPTVVAGLPKTLMLTFWSMLFAMAMAVVFGGLILSRIAILRQSVIIINTFIKGVPLTVQLLFCYYAVPYIAKSFNGFLGYQYDPRHIPYFAAAVFALAANFGAYITDVVVSSMHAVDRGQYEAADAIGMTKFQGITHLIIPQAAVISIPSMTNYFIWLLKGTALASIVNVVEMLTTAKISAADGYQYLEAYIDAAVIYWAVCAGIEFAMGRFEHRIGFFMRQSERTITPISS; from the coding sequence ATGATGGATCTGGATTATGACTTTATGATTTCAGACCTGCCAACCGTCGTTGCAGGTCTGCCAAAGACGCTCATGCTTACTTTCTGGTCCATGCTGTTCGCAATGGCCATGGCAGTTGTGTTTGGCGGGCTCATCCTGTCACGGATAGCTATTCTCAGACAATCGGTGATCATCATCAACACCTTCATCAAAGGCGTTCCACTCACCGTGCAGCTGCTGTTCTGTTATTATGCCGTTCCATATATCGCAAAAAGCTTCAACGGATTCCTTGGCTATCAGTACGACCCTCGGCACATCCCATATTTCGCCGCCGCCGTCTTCGCCTTGGCAGCGAATTTCGGAGCATACATCACCGACGTCGTTGTCTCGTCAATGCACGCAGTAGACCGTGGGCAGTACGAGGCGGCAGATGCCATCGGAATGACCAAATTCCAAGGCATAACGCACCTTATCATTCCTCAGGCTGCGGTGATCTCGATCCCAAGCATGACGAACTATTTCATTTGGCTGCTCAAGGGCACCGCGCTCGCGTCGATCGTAAACGTGGTCGAGATGCTCACGACCGCTAAGATCAGCGCAGCCGATGGGTATCAATATCTTGAAGCATATATCGATGCCGCGGTAATCTATTGGGCCGTCTGCGCAGGCATCGAATTCGCGATGGGACGTTTTGAGCATCGCATCGGGTTCTTCATGCGTCAATCAGAAAGAACGATCACGCCCATCTCTTCCTGA
- a CDS encoding L-2-amino-thiazoline-4-carboxylic acid hydrolase: protein MPFENNVPHLRNATVDATREISERRAATISRMVDEAAKHGLDDQFAYDAVYDYGQDNAKEFRKTMRKPDSFKEFQESFGTDHNRDIYEMETVVKNDDELEIDFHYCPYVTQWVRQGKTDAQIARLCEIAMAGDHAFAAEFPGLTFKLEGTIADGMPRCVLRFNRRRSEASEQ, encoded by the coding sequence ATGCCATTCGAAAACAATGTTCCACATTTGAGGAACGCCACCGTCGATGCAACCCGAGAAATATCCGAGCGCCGTGCGGCAACCATCAGCAGAATGGTTGACGAGGCTGCAAAACATGGTCTTGACGATCAGTTCGCATACGATGCCGTATACGACTACGGCCAGGACAACGCCAAGGAATTCCGTAAAACGATGAGAAAGCCTGACTCCTTCAAGGAATTCCAAGAAAGCTTCGGCACTGACCACAACAGGGATATCTATGAAATGGAGACCGTCGTCAAGAATGATGACGAACTCGAAATCGATTTCCATTATTGCCCATATGTGACGCAGTGGGTTCGCCAAGGCAAGACCGACGCTCAGATTGCACGGCTGTGCGAAATCGCCATGGCCGGCGACCACGCATTCGCAGCGGAATTCCCAGGACTGACATTCAAGCTTGAAGGCACGATAGCGGACGGCATGCCACGCTGCGTGCTTCGCTTCAACAGAAGAAGGAGCGAGGCATCAGAGCAATGA